Within Vigna unguiculata cultivar IT97K-499-35 chromosome 2, ASM411807v1, whole genome shotgun sequence, the genomic segment aattttaattgcGGATGTCCAAATCCATTTGGGTTTTTGAGGATCTAGAGGATTATAAACAACAGGGTTATGGCGTGCAGGGTCATCAAGAACCAAAGACAGGTCGTGGTGCTGGACGTTGACATCCGTTTCACAATTTAACGAAATGGATCTCAACATTCGTTTcacaaaaataaccaaaaaaattataaaaacggatgtcgacatccgtttcacaatTTAATGAAACGGATCTCGACATCTATTTCaccaaaataatcaacaaaattattaaaatggatgtcgacatccgtttcataATTTAACGAAATGGATCTCAATatccatttcaaaaaaataaccaaaaaaattatagaaacggatgtcgacatccgtttcacaaaaataacaaaaaaaattatagaaacgGAAGTCGACATCTGTTTCACAATTTAACGAAACGGATCTCGACATCTGTTTcacaaaaataaccaaaaaaataaacgAAGCGGATGTGGACATccgtttcacatttttctgaaTTGGATGCAACATTCGCAATGGTCACAAACTAAAATAGCAGATATATAAAtggaaacaaacaaacaaacaacatTCCAACAATCTATGATTAAAATGGAATGAATACCTGGAAGAGAAGACTGAGAAGAGCTGAGAGGTCATGAAAGAGCACTACTACTGGTGAGAAAGGTGACAAACAACTTCAATCACGTATGATAGCTTGACAGCTTGGTGCAGCACGTGCAGGGACCACTGGTGGACCTTGAAACAGAGATAGGGACCACCACATGTACCACATTTCACAGAGCAGAAAATATTGTGGAAGAAACAGAGAGAAGAAAACAGAGCCAACAAAACGACGAAATGTTTTGGGGGTGCAACGTttccaaagataaaaagaaCACAACCGGTGATGCAATAAATTTAGATTTCAATGCTTTCAACCACCCAGGCAGATAAAACTTAAATAGGGTCAAAAAGGTCTTTTTTGGGGGTATAGGAGAAACCTTGTGGGTGCAGCGAGAAGCCCCCCTTCTTCTTTAGCCTACGCGTTTAGCATCAACGTCTCCAACACTTCATCCAACGTGCATCCCATTTTGGGCCATCTAATTGCTGTCGCCCGACTCCTCTAACGTTAGTAACATTTTGGTGCTTCCAACACACCTACTAGCTTCTACGATTGGGCCTGAAACGTATCAGCCCAAATTTTCCACCCTATGCTAAGGTTTCCTTCCCTCACGAGTATCCCTTCCTTAGTTAGGGTCATCGAGACAACCATGTTTTTTTGGTTCATATTTTATGTACTTGCCTCTATCTTTGTGAAGAGGCATAGCCACCACTATAATGTAAGCTTAATGAATATATGATAGTGGTTATTATTGCCCATTTTTCGTCTAGTTCATCTCTTAGAGGTATTCGCCTCCTTAGAGTTTACAAAGTAGTGAGATTTTGAGAGGTTCATCCATTTCAACAAGAGAGAGTTTCTAAGTCTTCCGCTGCGAGATTCATTAATCTTCACCGATAGATCGATGATTTGGAGCTTCACGAATGTTTTCCACCGATTGAATCGTCATTTCGACGAATCTCCGTGACGACGATCTCATcactttttgtataaatgtcCTCACACTCGGTCTTTTTCCTCCACAACCATTTCCTTCCTCACACTTATTTTCTTCATCTGCATGCATCTTCTTCATTGGGGGATAAATTTGTCGCTTAAACTGTCTCAAACAAAATAGTGTTAACCCCTTTACTAATGTAGTATAAGGATTAACTCGGGTTAGTCCAAGGATAGAGCTAATGCAATGAAGCTCTTGaatgcaaaagaaaatattgtgagcttcaaagataaaacaaaaagataatgAACTAAATTCAAAGCACTTGCATTAAATAGCTAAagaatttgtttcattttcaaaGTCCAAAGCAACTACTCGTTTAAATTAAGTATAAAGATAAGTGTGTGATCTACAAAATCAGATTTAGGATTTGAGAGTGTAAGAAAGGTATTAACATCCTATAATATCTGTTCGAAGAAATGTGATACtcttaaatgtttatttttcctgaaaataagaaaaaaagactatttaaaagaaataaaaaatgtttttaaatttttttaaggttaACAAGGATTGACCTAACTCCTAAATATTTATGTACCTTCCTTGACCAAGGAGGTTGTTAGTTTTTGAGGTTGGCAAAAAACTATTATCCGAGAATGTCTCCCTAGGATCGACACCCCTGCAGAATGCTAGATGGTGATTCAAGATGTGCAATGATGTCACACCtctcactactaaaaaaactcatatttcttgtcaatttcgttttaaattttttttcgtaggaaatacttataaattttgttatgaaaaaaaatttgtaggaaattgttgttaatttttttacaaaatattttgtataaaacacatttcgcaacaaattttgtaggaccGACACCCATGTAGAATGCTAAATGGTGATTCAAGATGTGCGAGGATGTCTTCTTAGGATCGACGCCTCTGTAAAAAGTCAAGAACCGCTATAAATGGAAGAATATTCGAGAACGGAGGGAATCTTGATGGAAAATCTTATTCATATTTGGTGAATATAAACTAGATTAggaaatattattgttattatttactGATTATCTTTTGATTAGATAATGTGAGGATATTTGATTAGGTAAATCTACAAAAATTGTACCCActtaaactataaataaaaatgtcactCCCACAGTCAAATGACGAAATATTTTTGATCTAAGCAAGTCATTAGCTAGGGTTAAAGTATTTCCTTCTTTTGTCTTCGGTTTAGGGGTACTTTACCTTTTGACCATAACAAATTCAATTTACTatggaaaataaattacattgctataggaaattatttaaaaaatttccttTAGAATCTGACAAAAATTTACATTTGTCCTCCGTATTTCTATTCATGATGAAAAATATAGGATTCAATGTTCTTAATAAAGAAGAAAGTTCTTCGAACGttgatttgatttgttttttttctttaattttgaaaacttttttttagatATCTTTTATTGTTTAAGGGAGAGCATCTTCTTTATTTTCCATCTCTGATGCCAATCTCTTGCATCCGACGAGGCATTATTGATCGCCTCTTGCACCCACGATTGGAGACATCGTTGGTGTCGCTAGCAACAGTCTCTGTTATACTTTCTTCATCTACTTCCTCCGCAATAATGGTTTTCTTCTTCAACCTTATTCACGATCTTCTCCGATGGTGGTGTCTATGACagtaacactacaagaaaaaccattattaccgacggtcaaaatccgtcggtaatggcCAAAATCCATCGCTAAATCAACATTACCGACGGATCATCGACGGTCAAAAATTCGTCAATAAAATGCTTGTCTgtaaaattttaccgacggaaatcatgttccgtcggtaattaccgacggataaatcCGTCGATAAATTTGCGATAATTATCGACAAAAAAATCCATTGgtaaatctgtcggtaattaccgacggacaAATCCGTCGTTAATTACAGGCCgaaatatccgtcggtaattatcaaaaatccgtcgataaatttgttacactattcatcttcttcctcctccctctttcaatttttttttcgtttttttttggTGGTCGCCGTCCTCGTCGCCGTCGTCGTCGCCGTCACCATCGCCGTCGCCACTGCCACCATCGTAGCCGCCACCGTCGCCGCCGCCTCGCCGATGCCGTCGTCGCCGCTGCCGCCgtcgtcttcttcttcctctttcttcttcttcttctccttcttctccttcatcttctccttcttcctcttcttcttctccttcttcctctcttcttcttcttctccttcttttcttctccttcttcttctctttctccttctttttcttcttcttctccttcttctcttcttcttcttcttcttcttcttcttcttctccttctttttcttcttttctccttcTCCTCGTCTTCTTATAAGGTCAGATTTGGGCGGGAAAATTCCCGCTTCTTTTATCGACGGATAAATCCGTTGGTAATTTcgtcgataaaaaaaataaattatcgacggattttaccgacagattttgAGTTATGTAAGTATCGATGAATTTAtcgacggaaaaatccgtcggtaattcaatTTGAGCAAGAAATTTCCCGCTTcttttatcgacggatttttccgtcggtaattcaaatttgggcgggaaatttcccgcttcttttaccgacggaaaaatccgtcggtaattttgtcggtaaaaaaaatttgaattattgacggattttaccgacagatttttctgtcggtaaatgaaattttttttaccaacgAATTTTTCCgtcgataattaaaatttgagaatccaTCGGTAAAATcggtcggtaattcaaatttaccgacagaagtatatccgtcggtaaaattccgtcgctaatttcaattttttttgtagtataATAATGGTGACAGGACATGATAAAGAATGCAGGTGGTGAAACATCAAGGGAACACGTAACAATAGATCAGAGAAGATGAAACTATGCAAAAGTTTGTAGGAGaaacaataaaagtaaaatattccATTACGATTGAGGGACTGAGTGGAGGTATTTGATTTGAAAGAGGAACaccggaaaaaaaaaagagaaaatgaagaaggaGAACCGAAACATATGTTtagtcaagaaaaaaaaaacatatatttaaacgTTGATAAGGAAAacgaaaaaaaagaatcaagaatatgggtttttaatttttatatacttcaaattaaaaaattataatatttcattatgtaGTGTTTTGTAAAAATTACATGCagcaaaaatagtaaaaaagtaaatttaaacttaacaattatttaaattgagaagttaaaaactttaaaatcataaaaaaataataattaaatttgattaacaATCATTATATAAAGtcatctaaataaaattaattgtcaaaatagaagtattaaaaaagtttaataaatttaattatttttaaaaagttaaaattttagttacataataatatatttttatccttaaacacaaattatatatattcttgtttaaaattctcaatatcttataatataagaaaaagagGTCTTTTAATGCATTGGTGACAGTATATTTGAAGAAGGCACCATCAGCGACAGAGTTTTATCAAAGATCAAGATTGGCGACATCCTCTTCCTAAACTCGCTCTTTGCTAAATACTTGTTTTTCACTCACTGTCAACATAACCATTTAGTTTATCAATTAATGACTTTAGATACAACATTCTAAGAATGGTTAACATCAATACAAATAGTTTCATGTTCTTGGCCGAATGTGTAGTTAGTTATCACCTTTAAACAATGGAATTATAGATGAATTGCTAGAACTAGACATATTTTTACCAAGAAATTTTGTCTTTCACAATAACGCTATGCTTAATTGATTAAccgaaacaaaaaattattcacaATAAAAGGCTAGATCCAAAAATTTCCATAACATCGGCAAAAACAACCGatatgtgtttaattttcatcacATAAGATCACaataatgaaatttgtttcGGATGTAGGGACCAAGCGCCTATTAAGAACCACTTCAATTTTACTTCTTTCTTCTCTAAGTCTCCTCTCTTCACAACCTGCGATAGCTTTCTCACCAAGAAATCTTCCTCCTCGCTCGATCGGTTGAACAGACGATCgaggtacctgtctaaaaggctctgatgcttaagtcagttgaTGGACCGATCAGTGTATAGGTATAACTACagtaataaatgcgaattaaAGATGCTCAACAACCTACTTTGGGCCCTAATTATAGTTTCCGGTgtgggcctgtgattagggttccttaatcacgACCCAATGATCCTTTAATGAAAATTACTGActtgtttaatgttaattaatccAGCTAGCTGGCCTCGTttggccgatcgaccgatgACCGCTTGACTAGGCTGGTTATCTTCTGAGTTTAATAACCTTAAGTGAATAATTAATCTATATGGTCGATCGACTGATGACCATACGTAAGGCACTACGCGAATCACCTATGAGACTGATCGACCGATGGATCTCCATGGGCTGATGCATGATCGACCTGGGGACCGATCAACCGATGATCCTTTACGAATCACGCGTGGTTTGTCTATGGGACTGATCGACCGATAGTCCTTTACGAGGTAACGCGTGAATCGTCTGTGggaccgatcgaccgatggtcccttACATGGTAACGCGTGGTTCGTCTGTGGGACCGATCGACCGAGGGTCCCTTTTAGGGTAGCGTGATTGATTTGTGTGGCCGATCGACTGATGGTACTTTATAGTTCATCTGTGGGGTCGTTCGACCGATAATCCTGTTTTACAGGCAAACCCTCCCAGTCTTGTTTGATGGACCGGAGGATGGACCGGAGGACTGTGCGTTGCCGATGGGCCGATGGGACAtacagtaaaaaaattatatacaatgATTAAACACGTGCTATTGTAAATATTCAAAGCTTACGTAAGATGCTTCCAGTAACTGCTGGTATTGCAATCACTTCAACTAATACTCTAACCATTTTCAAGCTATACAGTCATCTAAACTAGTCATttgaatttatcttttatagttaaaattaatactactagGGAGCTTCAGGGAGGATTAAGAGAACAAAAGATGAAACAAGTAATCAAAAAGAATCTAAAACCAGATTGCATTATGAGGCATTAAAATTTCTGCATGACAAGTAAAGGGCCAAAAGCACCGAAGAACAAATTTCTTGGAAGCTTTTGATGCTCCATGAAGCATAGGAAATGAGATCATGATTTGGAGGACAATTAGATTAGTTTTTAGCTTTGAAGAGATACTTTGTAAAGTTTTACAAACTTGTACACTcgcttctttatttattttttgtaagcTTGTTGGACGAAGTGCCTATTTCTGCTATAATTGAATTTTCGCATTTGATACGTTCGGCTCCTTTGTGATGGctagattatatatatttgtatataaagaTGTGAACACTTTGGATGCTTTTGACAAACATGTGCtgaatatattttgtatagCCCAACATCATGTTTGGATTTTACTTTCTTGCATATTCAGTTACCTTGCGTCAATGATCAATGTTATTACATATCCTTTGTTTCTTAAACTTGTATATCATGAGCGAATTTGATATCATGTAACTAACTGTTGAATGAATTATAACCCTTACTCTATTACACCCTTATATTTTGATTGAAAGTGTTCTTTTTCTCACAGAATTTCATCGAGGAACTGGGCCTGATATTATTATTGGATATAACATCTGCAAATTTGACTTGTTAGATAACCAGAaggttttgttatttaaaacaaaGGTTGTGTGCATGTTATTGATTACtgttttaatttaagtttttattttattgttttcatagAGCTGCTAACCTGAAGATAGCAGAATTTCCATTTTTTTGCCATATTAAGAACAGTAAAGTTCGGGTAAAGGATAGAATTTTCTGATCAGGTAAAGAGTTATTCTAGTGTCTTCTCTCATGTAAAACTGTACCATTTATCCTTCCTCTTCTCTCCAAAACGTGAAAAATCCCTACATTCCTTTCAAAAGCCACGCAGGTAATTCAGTTAGAAACAGAATCAACATATGCAGCTTGTGTTATCTTTacttaatttgtaattaaattcttaaatattAGGTACTCCATACAACAAATTTATATGATAAAGAGGAAAAGGGTTATTTGGGAGAGAGATGTTCTTTTATGAATTTTGAGTTGCATCTTGATAAGCTTCTCCATCATTGTGACAAAACTCTTAAAgaaattttgtttgtaattttttccgatattttaacaagtttttcttaacaaaagtttgataaattacttatttaagtaaaaaaaaagtacttctttattattttattttaattaaaaaaaaaaaattaatctattttaattatatttatagaaaattttgtCAAGTGAAAAACTCATTCTCCTTTTCGGATTTAATATCTATTgacatatattattatgataaagGTATCGGGTTGAAGTGAAAAGAAAGGATTGGGATTGACAGTATATAAAAGCACTGCAATGGTATTATTTGATCGTTCATTTATCCAAAAGCCCCCAAatacaaataaagaaaataagtttGAAAGAAAATAGCTTAGTAATGGGAGTCATGCAGATGATATACAAGAAGTAGAGTGCACCTAAAGCAGTGGAAAGTGCACTGTTAATAGAAAATCTTCTATACAAGTTTCAGAAAAGGATATATAGAAGtccataaataagaaaatgaaacgATACTACTATCTACCACTACTGGTACAGATTACTCGAAGAGGATTACTTCAACGTAAAAGCACTAATCCTAATAAAGTTGCGTGGATAAGAGAACGAAAGCGCGATATATAAGGGAGAGATGGGTGATGTGGTGCCTAGATAGAGGGATATATACAGTGTTTTGAAgggtgaaaaataaaaaattggtgtGTGGGTTGTTTGAAGCGATGAATGGGTAGAGAAAGTGTGGTGGGATAATGAAGTTGTGTTGTCATGTGAATTTTCCTCGCAAGCCCAAGGGTTTGATGATCTGAAAGGAACAGAGTAAAGTTTCGTCGACGCACATGAGGGCGCCGGCGTTGTTGAACTCGCCGCAATAGTTGGGGGCTGAGAAGATGGTGACGAGCTGCCTGTCGGCGAAGAATTGGTAGCCGTCTTCGACCACCTGGTGGGCCCTGCAAATGAGGTCGAGATCGTGTTTTTTCAAGAACTCGGCAACCTTGTCGGGGCCGAAGGTGTAAGAGACGCCCCTGTCGTTCTCGCCCCAGCCTCGGATGTCGGAGTCAGGATCGGCCCAGAGGAGGTCACACAAGAGACCCTGGTCGGGGACGTCCACAGGCCTTTCTATGGCTTTGATTTGGTCGAGGCTGTCCATGTCCGGGGAAAGGCCGCCGTGCATGCAGAGGATCTTGTCGTCGATGACTGCGGCGACGGGGAGACAGTTGAAGCAGTCTGTGAATATCTTCCAGAGACGAACGCTGAATCTGCGCTTGCACTCGTCGTAGAAGCCGTAGATTCTGTTAATGGAGGCACACTCGTGGTTTCCTCGGAGAAGGAAGAAGTTCTCTGGGAATTTGATCTTGTAGGCCAGGAGCAGACATATGGTCTCCACGCTCTGCTTTCCTCTGTCCACGTAGTCTCCCAGGAATAGATAATTGGAATCCGGCGGAAAACCACCGTACTCGAACAGTCGCAACAGGTCTGGATACTGCCCGTGTATGTCCCCTGAAGAAACAATCAATGAGTTTGTGAATGATATGAACATGAATGCAtgaatgaattattattaactCACCACACACGTTTATGGGAGCCTCCAATTCCAGAAGGTTCGGCTGGCTTAGGAACAGATCTTTAGCGGTGCTGCAAAGGTTCCGAATTTCTGACTCCACCAGTTGAATCCGTTTCCCCCTGTTCTTCCTTACTTCCAAAAGCCTCTCTATCAAACCATCCAATCCTTCCATTACCCTCCGATTCTCTTCTCTTCTATTCTATTCTATTGTAAGATTTCTCTTCCTAAGCTCAAACTCATGAATGCCaaaaattaatatcttttttcaCGCCCTCCGACTCATCTTCAGCAAACAAATATTCCCAAAACAAACCAATTTTGAGGAAGATATATTTGGGGTCTCGGGAagcacatttttcttttatcaatttgaCTCATTTCTATGGCTCAGAAGCTTAGGACCTGATGGAATGGAGACCAGGCATCCACCCACTCGCTAAAATTAGAAACCGGGGATCAGTTTGTTTTATAGGCTTATTTAGTTAGTTAGTTGGTATACCAAcgcaaaaatattattaatgtcCTACCTATTTCTTTAGCGTATGCTccaaatatattctttttctaaccatatatatatatattattttctcaacaaggttttttttttttttgtattatatataatattgcaatatattatttgaaatatgattGTATATATGATGATATTTGTTTATTCTTAAACCTGCAATCGAGATAGATACATAGTATAGACAACTGATATTGAAAGAAGCATGAAGAGTACGTTTGCCACGGTTTCTTCTTCACCATTGGAAGCTTTGTTAAGGATAGATATGGGGAACATCCTTTGATTTGTTACTCTCCCATTTGTTTTATAGCTTGTCCGAAGGCTTTGAAGTTGAAGTCGAAAGATCTTTGGCTGCGGAAAACCTATTTCCGACCGGACAGACGCAAACAAATGCAAAGGATTTCAACATTGAAGTTGAGGAATGTGCCGGAGAAAAAATTTATGTTGTAAATAATTTTCAGGGTAGCTTTTGGgtgagaattttttaaaatttgggttTATTCTCAAAATACGTAAAGTGTAACATGattatatagtttttatttaataaaaattatggtGCTAGCGtatttaaagagaaaaacaagTGAAGAATAATATATAACCTTTTTTCTATCCTAGACAAATCTAAGTAaacttcaaacaaaaaaaatccttGGTAGAATAAAAGGCCTTTAAGTTCCAAAATCATCAAGGTTGTCACGAGTGAAGTGAGAATGATAGTCTATTTCAAGAGCAATTTCATCAAATATGTGGACATCAAAACGAGAAACTCCCACATATTCAAACAACAAGTGACCAAGAGAATAGCGTGTTGCAAATTCCTTCCATCCCTCTTGAAACAAAATCTCACCATCATGCTTAGTCTAGTGTATTTCCATTTAGTGTTATCTCGCAGGTTGAGACATACTGGATTTGACATTCCATCTCCATAATTTGTAGTGAAATTTCTCTGCAATGATTATGTTTTTAGCACGAATGATGAAATTCACATGCATAATAGAGGAATCGTAAAACTAGGCCCAAATAACCCCAATCAAAGGCCCCAAGGCCCAATATCTTCAGGGTTGTTGTGAACACCAAATTTCATTCGAGGaagataaattttgattttaaaaaaatgcttGAAGAATaggtgattaattatttttcttcttttctttaattttaattaagtttatcaaaaatatttttgatgaaaattgtggaatttcattttgaagaaagagtaaaaaagataaaataaaataaaacaataacaaaaacaaaaac encodes:
- the LOC114174295 gene encoding serine/threonine-protein phosphatase PP1-like; the encoded protein is MEGLDGLIERLLEVRKNRGKRIQLVESEIRNLCSTAKDLFLSQPNLLELEAPINVCGDIHGQYPDLLRLFEYGGFPPDSNYLFLGDYVDRGKQSVETICLLLAYKIKFPENFFLLRGNHECASINRIYGFYDECKRRFSVRLWKIFTDCFNCLPVAAVIDDKILCMHGGLSPDMDSLDQIKAIERPVDVPDQGLLCDLLWADPDSDIRGWGENDRGVSYTFGPDKVAEFLKKHDLDLICRAHQVVEDGYQFFADRQLVTIFSAPNYCGEFNNAGALMCVDETLLCSFQIIKPLGLRGKFT